The Halichondria panicea chromosome 8, odHalPani1.1, whole genome shotgun sequence DNA segment TCTGTAGACTCAGCATGCAGTATTATAGCCACAGTTCTTGAGCTCAATTCAAAGTTCTTGCACGGTTCCTACACGAAATGAATAAGCATAATATATAAGTATAgcgtatacatgtaaaataatCAACCACAACTATTATAAGCAAACTATTCCTGAtctcaacacaacacacacacacattcctgccTACAAGACCGCCGTGAGGCAAGATCGCCGGTCAGGAaacactcaaacacaacacacacattcctgccTACAAGACCGCCGTGAGGCAAGATCGCCGGTCAGGAaacactcaaacacaacacacacattcctgccTACAAGACCGCCGTGAGGCAAGATCGCCGGTCAGGAAACactcaacacaacacacacattcctgccTACAATACCGCCGTGAGGCAAGATCGCCGGTCAGGAaacactcaaacacaacacacacattcctgccTACAAGACCGCCGTGAGGCAAGATCGCCGGTCAGGAaacactcaaacacaacacacacattcctgccTACAAGACCGCCGTGAGGCAAGATCGCCGGTCAGGAaacactcaaacacaacacaacacacacattcctgccTACTAGTACaacaacagctagctagctaactatttTAACAGAGGGCTCAATAATATGATATGCGAAGGCAAACGCTTTGTATATCAGGTATACTTATATCAGATATACTTATCTAGATATTAGACACActtactgtatgcatgtgggCTACTGTACTGAACTGGGATTCCACTAAATACTGGTTGCCATCAAATCTCCATCTGGGGTCAGAGGTCGCATGTGAACAGATATGAATTAAAGCGCATCAAGATTTGTATTTTGCTACTTCAGATCATGAGCAGCCCATCTAAAGACCCAGGATCATCTGATCACTGCTTTAATATTTTGATGAGCAAGGGATATGACCATCAAGACGCAGAAGACGCAGAAATGATGGTGAGCAGACATACGTAGGCCTAcattttatcataattaataattattttaatcaTGCAGAGTATGTATTTAATGGAAACAAAGCCGAGGTCCCCTTCATTGTTGCCCTCTCCTCTCCCTGAATCCTTAGCAGGCACTAAGTTGAATATTACAGATCATACATTCACTGATGGTACGCAAAGCTTCTACTCCTCATCAAGAAGACCTAATGCCGCTCAGAGCTTGGTGTGTGGAACTCCAAGGGGTCGTTCCCAACCGCAACGGAGAGCTCTCCAGCCTATTCAAGCCAATGCTGATCATCCAACTCCAGGTTACTTGCCTGGAATGAGCTTGAGTGACTTGGCCTCGAGTATGGTTAGAGATGGAAGTTTATCTCCACAGCACAGCAATAGCTCTTTTGATCCACTTGAAGATGAACCAACCACACCACGAACCACACCACAAAGCCGGTTTTCCACAGGAGCAGGTGCTAGTGCAAGTGATGGAAGTATAATGGCCTTACTACAAAATCAGCAAAGCATTCTACAACAAGTTCTACAAGGCCAAATAAACCTGGAGAATCAGCAGTCGCAACTTCAACAGAGGCTTGATGAAGTAGAGAAATGGAGGACAGAATCTCAGACACCTCTGAGCTCAAGCTCACCTGACAGCAGCAGTGGGAAGAGGAAAAGAGTAGTTACCAGAGAATTAACGGTACGTCTTCTGTGCATTTTCAAGTCACGTTAAGATTACTTAATAACTATCAGGTGAAGGTCTCTACTGttcatgcaaataattatagacaagcAGTTTGTTGCGTCTCAAATGTAAGTTGTGTTAACAATTACAAATGAGCAAATTTTGACACTGATTACATTTTTTAGGTTCTCTTCTACTGAAAACAAGCTCGTGCATACAGCAATTATCAAAGAGATATCGCAGCAACCTGATTGCAAATTTTCAGAGAAGGAAATCAAAGGTAAGTTTTTTAGCTAGTAGGCATATCTTACTTTTAAGCTTATAGTGGCAGTGAAGCGATGTTTTGAGAACCTCCGACGTCAACACCTACAGCAGCAAGATGGGAAGGAGGAATTTGCTGAGGAGCAGTCCAAGCGAAGAAAATATCGTTCTCGACGCGAGAGGGTAAGATTTGTGTAATATATTGGACGGTAACAGTTATGGTGATTGTACGTGTAGAAATTCCAGAGGAGGGCCAATGTGGTTACTCCCAGAGAAATGGAACGATATTGGCGCCATCTTAATTTAGGTTTTATGACAGAGGAATCGGATGACCCAGAAAACCCCAATGGAATAGTAGAACACCGACTACTGTGGCGTTCTCAGAGTAAGTTAGTGTTCATGCagttacataataattatttacaaaaATTACAGAACTTGATGAATTTATGGAGCATCTGGATGGTAGGCAAGAACAAAAGTCTATGCCTGCTGGACTGGTCGCCAAAAAAGTTAGGCGATACGGTGAGCCTTCCAAGACTCATCCTCCGGCCGATGCTCCAAAATGGGCTGTACGGACTGTAAGGAATCCAGGTACGAAAACTTATCATGTTAGtgcttataattttatgtgcatacatgcatgcaagagtatatgatagagaaaGAGTATGGAACGtatgcatactgtacatcagatgtatgcggagagtaacgtgactttctgtatctgtcacaagcttggaatttgcatactgaccaatccaagtgtgggtgatgtaatctgatagattacatcacccacgctgtTCGATACTGTCTTCTCTATCATAATATACTTTGATGCAtgggtataataataacatttCCTAGCTACTAATAACGGCACTTCTATTTCAGGAGATGATTCTGTTGAGTCTACACCTGAGGCTGCAGGAACTCTTCAATGGTGAGACAGTACAATTATTTAGTTAGCTGTTCTTAACTAACATTGACATTGTTTCCATTGCTACAGATTCACTCGGCGAAGAATCGAATTGTTATAATGTTGAAACTGTTGAACATTTCATGATTgaactcataataattatacgatgaTCATAATAACTAATACTTAGAGTTTACAACACATTATTTAAAATTAAAAACTTGTGGTCTACATCATAATTTCCAGGAGATTACACTTAGTGTACAACAGGTGTACAAAAGGGAAACTtgacatgcacataattgtaAACCATGTTGTTAAATCTTGGTTCATTTACAACAGTATACAACTCTAAAACCTGGAGTGCACAGAGCTGTAAACTTCAGTGTAAACTGTAGTTTACTGTGTGGTTTCCATCTTGTAAATCATTGTTTCTGGAGCAGTGACTGTGCGAAGCACCTcgaggcaagatattaaatataccacgtgaaagagcagcgCATGTGCTACAGCGTGTGCCAACACAGCGTGAACACAGCGTGGACAACAATTTTTTGAAAATAGTGTAGTAAATTGCGGCCGGAAAAAGACGGCAAAGGGTTAAAAGTATAGTATTTTGTTCAATATGAGAAAGTATTGGCGCTTCTCTTGGACCACCTCCTGTTACATCATCACTacaacaagatggctacaaGATGGCTTCCTGAAGAAGAGCACTGACGAAAATATGTACTAGCctagttaagatctgaaaaaTTTTTTGCATAAACTATACAATATGTTGCTCAACTTTTAAGCCCTGTGGTAGTAAGCCCTGTGGTAGTAAATATGTTAGGCATAGAACTTTTGATGAGCATGTTACTATACTAGTGTACCTACCTTTGCAAGAGTCTCTTCGTTGCTAGAGCAGCCCTTCTTGCAGCAGCCCTTGCACAAATTTCTACTTTTTGCAGCCCTTCTTGCAGCAGCCCTTGCACAAATTTCTACTTTTTGCAGCCCTTCTTGCACACATTCCCTTCTtgcacacatttcttgttttACTACTTTTTGCTAAATCATcctgttatttgctacatccaaagcgCAATTGATTCTGTCATCAAACATCATGGAGGAAACATCATGGAGGGCGTGTCAAAGCCATTGAAACGGCAAAACAAGATGGAACATATTAACTTTGCTCTGTTCTTTGCTTCTGTTGTACTGTGCTGGCTATAACTCAAGGTATCAACCATACGGGTAGAGCTGTATAAAAGTTCGGTTGGAGCACTGTAATTATCAATATTTAAATTACttttttttcttgttcttgttctttgttgcctctaaGCACATGGTTGGCTGAATTTTTGTGGCTAATTAATTGATGACGGACCAATATAGTAATAATACTTAGTATTCACTAACCAGGCAACTCAACGTAAAGCACACAAGGCCTTAATAAAAAAAATGAAGCTCAGTATCACGTGAGTCCACGAGTGGGTGGGAACCATGGTTACTGTGGGGGCGTTACTGTGGGGGCGGAGCTTCGAATTCGCCAagtcagcaataattaaaggtcccagtccttaatgtacCTGAGAACTGGTTGACCCTGTGTGCAGCTCCAAAGTGACACAACTCTCCTCTGCAGATCACACAGTCCATCTTCCTCATAACATGTGAGGTTGTCGGGCAAGTTCAAAAGTCGGTGTCCTACTAGGACATCATCCGACTCCAGGTAGGAGATAGAACGAGAGTCCACAATCGCAATGTGCCTTTCGTCAAGTGAGAATCGTGATCCTCTCGAAAACTCCACCCCACCAGGGGGCTTGAAAAGCGTTGGCCAGATAGTAGAAAACCTGTCAACGTCTCGCAGAGAATCGCTTTAGTGCTCGAATAAACGTAGGGGTTGACATATCACATACAATCTCGAGACCGTGTAGATGAATTGCCCGTGTAACGCCAACGTACACAGATGTATAGGGGGCCTCATTAACTCGGAAGGGAGCGGGAGGGGGCTTGATAGACTTTCCTTCGTGACGTCTACAGAcaacacactacacactacgAAACTTCTTCCTTTGATAATCCAATACTTGATTACCTTCACCAAGTGTCTCCCTCATGTCGTTTGTAAAGGTATGCTGCTAAAGGTATACTGCTTGTTGAGCTGCTTGTTGAGAAGCCGGCATTCGGCTATTTACCGACCGGTCAGTTTACTGCCACAATGACTTGCCAGTACTCGAGATCtagttgcgcatgcgccctatgcatgctgattcagcaagctAATTggatgctgattcagcaagctATAAAGCCACGTGCAAAATTAAGAGTTTTTGTTGATTgtaaagtagctagctatgcccTCTAACCGTCACTGTCAAACAGCCTAAGAGACAAGTTTATGTAGGAAGAGGCAAGTCCATTGAACTGGAGAGAGATCTACCATGACTGTGTTATGAATCTGAGCAAAACAAGCACATCTAGCTCTCTGATGAAGATGAGTCAACCATTTCACTGGGCTGAATACTTAGTTCAATGACTAAACTTTCACTTGTGCATATTAAGGTAGGACAACTCACATGATCAAAAGTGACGTCACGTGTCGTATTATGATGTCACAGAATCTGTTTTGCTCTAAAAAGTGGCTCTGCTGACTTAGTAGGACGTGATTAATCCATCAGTACAACTCTTGAGAGCTGAACATCTCTAGCTCGAGAACTACGGGGCAAGAAAGGATCGGCACTCTAATAAGTCCGAAGCAAGCCGCGGCCACTGaataatagccgcggctatttgaACCAATCCGCGGATTATCCGGGGCTTTCCATCTAAGTCGCGGCCATGATCCGGATGAATGGGGCAAGCCGCGGCCACTGTAATAATAGCAGCGGCTATTCGAATCAATCCGCGGATTATTCCATCTACGCCGCGGCCATTATCCGGATGAATCCGCGGCCACTGTAAtaataaccgcggctattcgaaTCAATCCGCGGCTTGCCATCTAAGTCGCGGCCATGATCCGGATGAATGGGCAAGCCGCGGCCACTATAAtaaatgtgacaggctctgggaaaaccagactattggagcagaatttagtattgagctacagctaaatttatgcctacagtataaaatctcaaataaaatgttattgatgtataagtatctacagtccttctactacctctctgtaaaatctgatgctctaaatccaactcttttcatcgaaacgcttcgtccaaactttcgctattaccttatttttcctaattaagcaatctttgagagccgtttttctcgatactacattttacggcttcgagtttccaacgcgcataactcaggtatgaaactaggtatgtgaacactaagcatatcattgtgtaggcgatgctctgctctatcacttggtacattaatcaccaaaattttagtctgctccaatagtctggttttcctagagcctgtcacaaataaccgcggctattcgaaTCAATCCGCGGATTATTCGGGGCTTGCCATCTAAAGTCGCGGCCATGATCCGGATGAATGGGGAAAGCCGCGGCCACTGTAATAATAGCAGCGGCTATTCGAATCAATCCGGGGCTTGCCATCTAAGCCGCGGCCATAATCAGGATGACTGGGGGGGCCAGAGAGGTCGAGTGCTTTTTTTATAGTCGAAGCAGTTTGCAAGCGCTCCTAGATCTacactagatctacactaCAGCAAGGTAAGCGACTATGGATTTTGGTCCACAAACATCTGATCAATCGATTGATTGATCTTGTGCGATCAAAGTTAGTTGCTGTGCCCTGTTGAATGAAACAACTGTCATATAGTcatatgtactgtataattgttgtggcatacgtacatgtgtacttGTATACAGCTGCCACCCCCTCATGTGTGCCACcgttcaggttggttggcagcaGTTAGCAGCAGTTAGAAGTTGAAGTGCAACCAGCCATGACCATCTCATGCGCACACTGCACTGTacgtatgtacgtataattatacttcactAATGCATGATTGACCGCACTTCAACTCACCAACCATACATACTATACTGCATTTATTGTATACCAGTCtttgtcataataattgtgtagtgtagtgtagtgtagtgtgtaATGTACGTGTCTCCTAAATGTGGTTAGGACTCTGCGACAGGTCAAAGGCACTCTCCTCCTGTGAAGGAGGTGAGTAAGGTGAAGGTGAGTAAGGTGAGTACTGTATTtgcttgattaaacgcccgggcgtttatttcctaAGAGAAGTCTGTAGAGAGGAGAGGGCAgagggcgtttaaacgagatgggcgaaACGGGCGGTTATTGAACATCCGGTAGTGGGTGTAGATTAATGTGAGGGCGTTTATTTGAACACGTGGCTAACAAACTGAAGTATGGCTAGCTATTCAGTTAGCAGTACTTTGAATCCTTCTTCCCTACAGAGGCCTACAGAGGTCACACACCGTAAGTATTGCTCTACCTGGCTCCATAGTAGACATGtatctatgctgccatgcttcCCACTAGTTCCACGTGTCTActacccacagtgccacgcccatacatgggcgtttattgagcTTTTACCTGGGCAGCACAGAGGAAAACCCTAGGTTGTATATAGCCATTCATTATGTCGTTATTTTGAGGGTTACACTCCACTCGTAATTAGGGTTAGGACTGGCAAGGATCCTGTGGCTCGCACACTTTTCTCCTCGTCTTTATACAACCTCCCTGATGAGTTCAGTATCCAGGAAGAACTGTCATTTGGAGCGTCTGGACCAACATGGAGGGAGCTGGCTGATGAGGGGAACAAGTAGCGAAGGAACTCGTGACCAGCTACAAAATCGGTGAGTACTGTGCAGTCATGTCTCACTTAATGTTTATTATCTAGTGGATCTTTACCGTCTGTTTTGGCTCAGTGTGACTGTTGCACTCTAGTAGAGTAGAGGATGTGTTTATTTGCTTACCATTTGCAACCCCTTTGTATGCTTTTTTCTGAGGGTCCTTTGTTCATTGTTACTAACCCTCCCCTCAGGTATTATGTGACTGAGGGTGTGAGGCTCTACTCAGGAGACCTGGAGGGTGGTCACACAGACCAGGAGAGTGCAGCCAGCACATTAACAAGTGAGTGGGTGATCGCGTTGCAGTGAGGGCGTCTGCTGTCTAATTGTTTGAATGTGGCATTACTTTGAGTGCGTGTTTTAAATACTGTACCACCCGGACCGGACGTACTCGTATGGTCCTTTGTTCATTGTTACTAACCCTCCCCTCAGGTCTATTAAAAATAGGTCAGGTCTATTTAAATATTAAAAATTATTTAAATATTAAAAAAtataatataaaattatttaaaTATTAAAAACATCTGCCGTAATCGGATCGCTGGCTATATAGCCAGCGATCCGATTACGGCAGATGTTTTTAATATATCTGATGATAGATCTTGATTAGTGCTCTCTAGTGGTGGTCTTGGATTTCCAGTGCCTTGTTTGGTTCTCTAGATATGAAGGCCGAAAGTAGCTGGGCGTGGTCTGGCGAGTGGGTAAAGGCCTAGTAATGTGGCCGCTACCAGTAATAGTCACCGCCGCATGTGTTCACACAAAACCGCGGTTGTCCGAGGTCGCTCAAAATTAAGGTATAGCCAGCGATCCGATTTACGGCCAATGTTTTAATATACCTGATGATAGACCTTGATTAGTGCTCTCTAGTGGTGGTCTTGGATTTTCAGTGCCTTGCTTGGTTCTCTAGATATGAAGGCCGAAAGTAGCTGGGCGTGGTCTGGTGAGTGGGTAAAGGGTGCTAGGTATGAAAGTGGCTTAatgggggtcagaggtcagtttgGAAAAGGGTTGGGCTTGCAAATGAGAATGAGAATCCGGATGACGACATGTctgggtcagaggtcagatgGGCTGGGCATCCGGATGACGTAGTACTGGAGTTCAGAGGTCAGCGAGATAAAACGGGTCAGAGGTCAGCTCAGAAAAAAGGGGCTGGGCTCTGAGCTTTATATAGAAATACAAATAATTTTTTATACAAATAAGTACGGCCTAGGGTCcaggtagctagctactatactatacctTAGGGCAGTGCTAAATAGACAAAGACAGCACTCTACAGAGTATCACAGGTGAGGAAGTACACGTGCATTGGAGGGTAAAAATACACGTATTGGAGGTTATATGTATATTATTGTGTCTTCTCTCCAACACAAGACAACCCCTGAGGGCAGAGCAGTGTCTCCACCATTGTCTGCTGGGCTGGCTACTCATTCATTTGTGATACCCAAAGGCGGTGGTCTGAGGATTGTGATTGGGATGGACCTCATCTCTTTATTGAGAAGAACCTCAATGGAATGGCTGCTGCCCAAGGTAGGGggtagatgggcgtggtccgCCTCCAAAAAGGGAGACGGGttgcagccctatctagcattcaCGCAGCACCAATACTGGCAAGTTGCCGTGTGAGAGTTGTCctgcaaaccacaaaatgcATGATGGGGTGATATTGCTTCCATACTGCTCCTATATACGCCTCTAACCCTAACCGTTGCCCGTCCACCCAAAAGAAGGGAGgacgggtttcaagcctatgtctAGATTTGTATAGTGCTGCATTTACGTACAGCTTCTTATCAGTTTTTACATTTAGTCATAACGTTGCTACACTCTTTCCGCCATTTCACCTCCTTTTGGAAAATATCATCTGGTTGCTAAGCCGCATAGTCAATTGCCGctgttacatgcagtataatagaACTTTTTATGGTAAATACTAGGAgtatgtataaaagctatttaGTATTAGTagagctttatgttatgtatagctctggtatctccaccgaggcatcagcacttgcggtgctttcatttaacagggtttcatacaggattcttagctgggagggggaaGCGTTTAATTCAGGGGTGTCCCGGGGGAGGACAaaattgcacgctgtcaacGACAACGTATTGTTTTCGAATAACTCCCGTGGCCGAAAATGTTAAtaaaaactgcagagaacttcatcattcacgattagaaatcaatagtatggttacttgtgctattaatcccatattgcaattctattaattatatacatgcagtctatTATTAGAGTTATGATTGTTCTGTGCATGCCTCGCACTTCCATTCGACGCCATCAACTTGAAACACTTCGTTGGGAATGCTCAAGCACGATCGATGATACCACCCCTTGCAAACATCACATTCTGCCATAGGATCGTCTTCGATGCTTTCCTCGGGCATTCTGCATGTGCAGTACAGGGAGACATGCTCAGCGTGGATCACACCTGTTGAGGTCCTCAAATTCCTTATTGGGAAGCGATCAATGAAGCACTTCTTGAGGCTCTCCTTCAGGTGTTGTCTTGTGGATGTGTGCTCGTACACCACGGCCAACGGATCGTTCCCAGCACACAAGTCATAGGCAATGGCGATAGCTAGCACACCACAGTCAGAGCCGTTTCTCTGTAGACCGACGTCCATCATGTTGATTGTGAGGTTGGGTAAGGTGCATAACATCAGGCTTGCTATAATTGGAATCGTTGACTTCTGAACGCTGTGGTACAGGGTGTCGTAGACGTTTACTTGCCCCGGGCTACAGCCAACAGTAGACACAACACACCAGTGCGTATTGCTCACGTTTAGAATTTGAACAAATTCTCCTGTGTTCACATTGAATCCTCTAATCGCTTGGAGTGTAGGAGGCTGTAGGCCTTCGATGTGCGGGAAATGCTGGTACAAAAGGTGTTGGCTTGCAGTGATGACGATGTCATTCAGCCATCCTGTGGGTCTATCAATGTTGTTGATGTCAGTTGATGACAGACAGTATATGGATGTTTTAATAGTGTTATCACCCTGTTGTGTGTCTGGGTCCTCTTCTGAATCATCGTCCTCCACGTACAGATAGTCTGGAGTGTCGATTGCACACGAGCAGCTCACCATGTCTTCTTCCTGCAGTGCTCTGGTTGACACGACCTCGCTCTGGCGCCAGTTGTCGAGGGGAATCTCGTATCCTTCGTCTTCCTCCAATTTGTGTAGCTCACTTCCTCCAAATCGCTTCAATAGGGTCCCTCGCTTGGAATGGAGTGTGTATCGCTTGTTGGTCACTTGAGCAATGCGACAGACAAGGTGTTTCCCAGACAACCTCGTAACGTGGATGGCTACCTTGTCTCCAGGTTTGATAGGCTGGAAGAGCCTTTTCCCACGGTTCCTATTGCCCGCTGGGCAGTCTCTCTTGTGTGCTTTGGGATTTGGGCAGATACATTCGCCTCGTTCTGCGTGCAAAATTTGATCCTCGAAGTCGCTTTCACTGCTGTCCCTGTTCACACTAGCGTCTGTCCCATTGTTTCTGTGTTGTAAAAATATTTATAGCAAGCATGTTATCACAATCACACCACAAAATCCCATTGTGGCGGCTGCTGTACATTTATGTCTATTACACATTGCTTCTGttagtatacacatgcattcatGTGTACGTATTACTCACTCGTTTGATTCAGCTGAAGAAGGTCCTTGTTTCTCTGATTTAGGATGACTCCTGGCATCCCTGCATGTAAATAAGAAACCCGGACATCAGTAAATTGTATAGATCCATGCAATGGTGTGATTCAATCATATTTATTAACTGGACACAATATTTTTTGCATGTCTGCATGTTGTTTTAAAATCTCATTACAACTCTGACCTGCTTGCGTGTCGCTTGTTCAGTGGGCAGTCTCTGTGAGATTTGTTTCTGTGTTCGCTGGAGCCACACTTACAGAGTTTCGTGGCAGCTTGATCCTTCTCTGTTCTCTTTCTCCTCCATTCACGACCGTATGTATCGCCGAGTTTCTTTGACCAATTTTTTCTTTCTTCCCCGTCCATCTTTCTCTTGACCTTATA contains these protein-coding regions:
- the LOC135339990 gene encoding uncharacterized protein LOC135339990, yielding MQIIIDKQFVASQMFSSTENKLVHTAIIKEISQQPDCKFSEKEIKVAVKRCFENLRRQHLQQQDGKEEFAEEQSKRRKYRSRRERKFQRRANVVTPREMERYWRHLNLGFMTEESDDPENPNGIVEHRLLWRSQKLDEFMEHLDGRQEQKSMPAGLVAKKVRRYGEPSKTHPPADAPKWAVRTVRNPGDDSVESTPEAAGTLQ